The window AGAACCAACCATAACAGAGTCCACAACCCCAAGAGATGAAGAAATTAAGCTCTGAATAGTTATCGGTAATGCCAGTGTAAGGAGCTTCGAATAAAATTCCCTGTTTTTACCTAATAGTCTTTGCATTTATCCCCCTGTTTAAATACCCATAATTATCCTCACGTGATTATACTACACCAGAAAAAAAAAAGCAAAAGACCAGTTATTCACTGGTCTTTTGCTTTTTTTTATTTGTATTTAATAAGATGATTGCTTTTATTACTAAATTGTTTCATCAATTTCATAAACTGATTTACGCAGTTTTTTTGAACAGTCTTGAAGAATTTCTCTAGGTGATTTTTGATTATAACGTGCCTTGGTATGGGTTGAATCAACTATAACAGACTTAGATTTTATAATCCCTTTTTCAATTGAAATGGATACTGTCTTGTTAATTAGCATATCCAACAAATTTACGTCTTTTAACCTTAATTTTCGGAATTTAGTCAAAGAACTTGGATCAATAACAGTATCTTCTGGTGCTATATCGAGAAAATACTTGAAAGACATATCATATTTTGAACGTTCAACAATATCCACATCTGATAAATCAAAGATAGATTTTAATAAAAGATATTTAAACATACGTATTGGACTAATAGCATTTCTACCATTATCCAAGCAATATTAATCTATTAATTCGTCATATACAAAAGAAAAGTCTATAGTCTGCCTCAAAAAATTATCTTTGGAAACAACTAAATCATATATTTCCATGTATGGACTTAAAATCATAGTTTGTGTCTTGTAATTGCAGTATTAATAAGCATTTACAAGGCTTTTTTATCTTTTTTTAGGAAAAGGACTTTTTCAGTAGCCTCCTATTACTCTCACCCACGGCGAAGTGATCAGAGAGATAATAAACGCCAGTCACAGAGTCACTTGTAGAAGCAATATCCAATTGTATTTTGACACAAGTTGTATTTAAGTTTGCAAGCTTTATTAAAAAATATTGGCCTAGATATTATAATTTAGGCTTTGGACGAATGCCTTACCATTTATTGGATTAAACTGCATAAGTCCTGTTATTAATAAACAATTTAACTTAGTGGTTAGAGGGTGCGCTAACAATTTGATTATATAAATATAATATTAATGCGCTTTAATTAGTAAACTTTGTTGACATTATATTTGATTGTGATAATATAAAAGCAAAAAACGTAATATTGTGAAATATTTAGTAATTATATGTAATAAATAAAAATGCATAAAATAACAAACAATATTTAGGGGGAGATGTAGCGATGGATAAAAAAGACAAGGTTATTCTTTCGGTTGATTATCCTCAAATAACATCATGGCAATGGCATGCTGCTTTATTTTCAATACTTGGCAAGGAAAACTATGCTCAAGACTGGATTTATAGTAATTACATTCAAATAAGAAGTTATTTTGACAAAGATGCAAATTCAAAAAGTGATATATTATTTGTAGATTGCATGCCAAGTGATAATTCACTAAAAGATTGTCCGTACCTACTTGCCCAACCAATTACCCAGCAACAGATATTAACTTATTCTGGGGATTTCCTTCAATTCCTTTTAAAATCATTAGATATGTCTTACTATATATTTGGAATATGTGATGAGACAGATATGTTAAATAGAGAATGGAGAATTTTGCATCAAATATTTATTTACGGCTATGATTTAGAAAAGCAAGTATTTCACGTTGGAGATTTTACTTTTACTGGAAAGTTTTCATATACTACAGTTCCGTTTAATACTTTGGTTGAAGGCTTCTTAAAGGTTAAACCAGGTGAGGACTTTGTTTTCGATGCTGAGCATAAAGATATGTATGGTCTATATCTCCTTTCAAAAAATTTAGGGAAAAAGTATTATAGCTTTGATGCAAAATATGTGAAACGCAATATTAATGAATACTTAAATTGTACTAATACAGAGGAGCATTACAGACATAATCGAAATTATGAGGATAAGTTTATTTTTGGAGTTGATGTATATACTGCAATTGTTAAACAGATTACCCTTCTAGAGGAAGGAATTGTGCAAAGGTATGATTACAGACCGTTTCATGTTATATACGATCACAAAGTATTAATGAAGGATAGGCTTCAATATATGATGGATAATAATTACATACCAAATGATCATGCGATATTAGATGATTATGAGGAAGTAAAGAAAACAGTATTATTCACAAGAAATAGCTTTTTAAGGGCATCAAATAAAAGGGACTTATCATTATTAAGTAAGGTAAAGACTCATTTAATGAATGCGAAGGAGAAGGAAATTGAAGTGTTAACGAGGGTAGAAGGGTTGTTGTAAGGGAGAGGTATAAGGATTAAGTAGATGCTATAATGGCATCTATTTTTTTTAGTAAATAAGTGACTTGTATTATTATTTTTTATTATAGTATTACTAAATACTTTACATTCCAGTATGGATAGATTAATTATGGTTAATATAAATATAAAGTAAAAGTTTTTATTGACTATATGGCTAAGTCATCCATATTTAATATTGAATTCATGTCAATTACTTCACATGACACTTTCTGCTTGAGCATTTGATGTGATCCCAAAAAAAATTGATGCGATTATTAAACAACTTATGCCACACCATTTATTGGGAGTAACTGCATAAGTCCTGGTTAAAATCATTTAGAGAGTATCTATATGTTATTTTTAATAAAAATAAGAGTAGCAATACAGAGAATCCCTAGCGCTCTCGTGCTTGACAGACCGAGAGCGGCGAGTGAACCGTATGATGTGTGGAGGAGATAGGACACATACCTAGGATATATAAAGAAAATGTTTGGAAGCGTGCTGTGATATTTTTAGCTCTTTACTATCCTTGGTTTTAAAGCGAATACAAAAAAGTGGTAAATTGTCCCTTTAATCTTTACAAGAGAAATTTACCACACTTATCTATTTATATTAATGTTTATTTAAGGTACTGCTTATCTTCTCTCTAAAAAAAGCTTTCCATTAGCCTTTCTCATATTTAGCCCTGCCTCGTCAAGCACTTGCGTTACTTTTTTGTGCTCAACGGGTCTTTTAATTTTAAGAGTAGTTGTTTTAATCAATTCATCGTAGCTCATAATAAAATATCTTATAATTTTATACTGTGGAATATCCTTGTTTAGGTTTTTTATCTCCTGCTGCATAATGTCTGCTAACTCGCTTTCGGAAGGAAGCCTTCCGTATTTGTCTTTTAAAACAGCTTCATTAAGCACCAGCTTTGCACATACCTGTATATCTCCGTCAGGGGCTTCATTCCCCCATACAAAGGATTCTTTTATGCCTTCAATATTATTCAGAAGTATTTCATACTCTTCCGGGAAGGCTTTTTTCCCGTTGGTGAGGACAATCATAGATTTAGCTCTGCCTGTAATTGTTATAAAGCCTTCATTGTCAATATGTCCCAAGTCTCCTGTGTGAAACCAGCCTTCCTCATCAATGGCTTCTTTCGTTCCGGCTTCGTCATTATAGTAACCAAGCATTACATTCCGACCCCTTGTGATAATTTCACCCATGCCATTTTCATCAGGATTACTAATAGCTGCCTCAATACCATATAAAGGCTGTCCTACGGTTCCAGCCCTATTATAAAAGTCATTATTGGCTGCAACAACAGGTGACGTCTCAGTTAAGCCATAGCCTTGTATAACCTTTAAGCCCAGCATGTCAAAGCCCTCTATTATTTCCTTGTCTATAGGTGCGGCACCTGACACGGCAAGCCTCAACCCCGGTCCCAATTGCTCTAAAATTCTTTTGAATAGCTTTCTTCTTATATCTATTTTAATGCTGCTGAGTCCTTTTGAAACCTTAGCAAGCATTGCAATCTGCTTCGCCTTTCCTGACTTTTTAATGCCGTCCTTCATTTTTTTATACATGGCTTCCAATATTGCAGGAACTACTACTAAAATAGTTACATTAAATTCCTTCAAATTTTTAGCAATATGCTTTATTCCCTCGCTATAAGCAATGCATACACCGTTTTTTACCATAAATAGCATTCCTATAGATAATTCAAAAGTGTGATGCAAAGGTAATACTGAAAGATGCACGTCATTAGGAAGAACTTTTATTGCAGAAGAAACAGCACTTACGTCTGAGCAAATATTACGCTGGTTCAGCATTACACCCTTTGACATGCTGGTTGTACCTGAGGTAAAAAGCAGAACAGACAGCTTTTCTGAATCTACCGCTGCATCCGTAAAGCTTCTGTCGCCATTTTTCATAAGGTCTTCACCCTGTGCAACAAGTCGGTCTATAGTTGTAAAGGAAGAAGGGTAATCTTCACCTATATTATCCATACATATAAAGTATCTGATGCTTTTCATCCTATCTGCCAGACTGCGCATCTGAGCGTCAAAGTGACTGCTGTAAAATATTGCATCTACTTCTCCTCTGATAATAAGCTTCTCAATTTCAACTTCAGGAAGGTGCTTATCCAAGGGGACTGCTATTCCCGTACCACATGTAATTGAGAAAAAACTAACTGCCCATTCATAACGGTTTTCGCCTATCACTGCTATCCTTTTGTCCTTTAAGCCCAGCTTATGCAGTGCTGTACCTATGGCAGCTACTTCAGCCCCAAAGCTCTTGTATGATTTGGTAATGGTGTCTGCCCCTGATTTATATATAAATGCAGTTTTATCCCCGAATGTGTTTATGCTTGTTTTAAGTAGTTCCTTGATATTATCTACGGGACTGATTTCATAATACCCGAGACCCTTTACAATTCTTTTTTCCTTTTCGTTAGTTATGGAGATTCCCTTTTTGGCCATATGCCCTCCTGAAATTAAGATACAATAATATAATTATTACCTGGTTATAATTATATTATTGTATTCCTTTTCAATCAATACTACAACAAAATATATTTACTTATAACTTTCCAAATTTACGGAAATAATATTCAATGTAATATGATACCGGATTATCTGCTGTTATCCCTTGCAGACATTAAAAGAATTACGTTTTAAAGGGCCTCAATGAATCTATTATTAAAATAATGCACTACCTTTTAGTCATGTTTTCCGGTATCGTAACTCCATTTTGCTATTTCAGCAATAAGCAGGAGTGGTAATGGTTTGTTGTAAGGAAACTGTATAGCGCCTTTGCTTGTTTTATATTCTGTGAGCCTGTCACTGAAATGTGCAACAGCCTTATCACCCGGGTATAGCCCCATGTGCTTTTTGAATGCCGCAAAGTGGACTATATTTTGTTTACGCCAGTAAGTTGGCATACTCCAAGCGATACGTTCTTCAGCATTTGGGAGTGTGGCACGAAGCGTATCTCTTACCTGATTTAATAACGGTTGAACCTCCTCCGTTTGCGCAGCAATATAAGCATCAATAGTTTTAGGCGGTTCACCGCAAAAGTGGTCTTGATTTGTTTTCTTAAACTCTCGTTTACAATCGGTGCATTGCCACATAGTACCTTCACCTTCCCTCTCTCTAAAAATACATCCTCCATATTTTTACCCACAAAAAATCTTTAATACCAAACCCTGCATTGTTAATCTTTTCTTATTTCCATTTCTTTTGCTAATACAGCAAGTTTGCTTAGTGTTTTCCAATTACGCACAGTTGTTGTTCCATCCAATTTATGAAGATTATTGGCAAGTTTTGAATTTCGAATACTATGATGGAATAAAAGATATACATCTCTCCCTACAATATGATATTTATCATTTTCGCTTCTATAAACATCTATATTCTCAATCTTTTGTTCAATTTTGTCACAAAGAGATTGCTCTTCTTCATTTGATTTAAAAAGAACATTTCCTGTATATTACTATTTTTACTCCATCCTCTGCCGAAAATCCTTCTCCGACCAGAATATCCCTGTTCATAAACTCTAAAGCCTTACTGTCCGTTATTATTTTTGGATAGGTTCTGAAAAGTGCACCTTGCAGATTTTTGTTCATATTGCCATTATTCTCTATGAACATCTTGCAGGGTTCACCTGTATAGTCCTTTCCTTCAAGCATATATCTTGCAGACAAGGTATGTCTGTCACCGGACTTTCCTATAATTTGAGTATCAATTCCCCCCGGAAGTACTTGTCCTTCAAAGTACTTGCTATTGGCATCGCCTGTAAAAGAAATCATTACAACTGAATCACCATTGTCATTCTTTAAATCAATTGCACTTTGTATTTTAACATTTATTGTTAATATTTCTTCAAAATTCATATGATTATTCCTCAACTTGTTGATATCAAATTCTTTGACACCTCAATCAAAGTTTATCATGCCGTTTAAGATTTGCAGATAAAAACTGTTCGGTTATATTAAGTACCTGAGGATTCCATATTCCTGTGCCATGGTCTGCACCAACAACCTTATAAAATATAACATTCTGGCCATTTTCTTTTAGCGCCTTATACATTTCAATACTCTGATTGATGTGAACTATCTTATCACTGTCTCCATGTATAATGAGAAATGAAGGAAGTTTTTTTGTCAAATCCTGATGAGCAGGACTGGCCTTCTTTGACAGTTCAATATTATCCTTTACTCTACCGCCAATAAGCAACCCTTCAGGAGAATCAGCAGAATCATGGTCCAGAATATCATTGTATTTGCCTAAAGTAAGTAAATCTGAAACTCCATAATAATCCACTACGGCAGATACTTCATCTGATTGTTCACCGTAAAGTCCGTTATTGTACTCTCCACCGGTAAGTCCCGTCATTAATGAAAGATGTCCCCCTGACGAGTCTCCCCATACTGCAACTCTCTCAGGGTCAATTCCGTAGGTGTCTTGATTCTCACGCATAAACCTTACAGCACACTTTACGTCTTCCAAAGCCGACGGGAACTGAGCTTTATCGGTATCTCTTATTTCAACACTTGCTATTACATATCCCTTTGCCGCAACATGCGACAGATTTGGTATAGCACAATATAAGTCCTGATTTCTCCATGCTGAACCTTGCACATAAACTACAAGAGGAAATTTTTTACCATCCTGACAAGGCTTTATTACTTGCAATTTCAATTCCAACTCACCATACTTAGCATAAGTAATATCCTTTAGGTATGTACATGAATAGTACTTCCCGCCTTCAGAAAATTCACCGAATAAAACCTGTGTGCCTTCCGGCATTTCATTTGCTGCAAAACAGGCTGCTTGCTTATCCACACTAAACACCCTTTCATTCTAAATTTTAGCCCTATATGTTTCTGGCAACTTCATAAGCATCCCAAATAGCATACATTATGTTAGATACCTTACGTGCATCTCCTATCAAATGAATATCCCCAATATCATATTTAAGCTGTTCATAAACCGACTTTTCGGAATTGTAGCCTACAGCTAAAACTATACTATCAGCGGATATCTCCCTGATATCTCCGGCAGCATCTACCAAAGCACCTTTTTCGGTTGTTTTTATTATTTTAGAAGAAGTAAGTACTTCAATGCCTTTGTACGGTATTAATCTCTCCAGCATTTCTGAATTTGCATGACACAGAGGGCCGTTCAATGCAAGGAGTTTCTTTTGGATTTCGACTATTGTGACTTTTTTGCCTTTTTGTGCAAGCCAGAGTGCAAGCTCACAACCAACCAAGCCACCTCCCACAACAATCACTTCATTGCCTGAATTTACTTTTTCCAGAAGAACATCTTCCGCAGTAAACACATTATTATATTCTCCAAGATTGAATATCTTGGGTTTTGAACCCGTGGCAATTATAACTGTATCTGCTTCACTGCTTTTTATAATCTCAGCTGTTAACTCAGTATTACAGTTCACCTCTACTCCCAAATCTTTAAGAGTTTCCTCATACCAAGCTACCAATAAAAGATCATCTTCTTTAAAGTCCGGCGTACCTCCGGGTATCAAATTGCCTCCCAGACGGCTGCGCTTTTCGTACACAACAGGCTTGTGTCCACGAAGTGCAAGAACTCTGGCTGCTTCACAACCCGCTACTCCCCCACCTGCTATAAGCACTGTTTTGCTCTTTAAAGCCGGAGTCAAGCCATGTATGGTCTCCCTGCATGCCTCAGGATTTACTGCACAGTTCAGAGCCGAATACTCCTGAATACGTCCCATGCATCCTTCTTGGCAGGATAGACAAGGCCTTATGGATTTTAGTTTACCCCCTCTAAGCTTGTTCACCAAATCCGAATCTGCAAGTAACGGACGTCCAAGACTGATAATATCACAAGCGCCGTCCTCAATAGCCTTTAACGCCAAGTCAGGATTATCCATACGCCCGGCACATAGAACAGGAACATTTACGGCCTCTTTTACAATTTTAGCGTAAGGTATATATAGTCCCTTTTCCTGATACATTGGAGGATGACTCCACCACCAGGAATCATATGAACCGACATCTACGTCAAGGGCATCATACCCATAGGAAACCAACAATTTTGCAGCTTCAATACCTTCGGGTATATCTCTGCCTTTTTCCTCAAACTCTTCCCCTGGCAAAGCTCCTTCACGCCAATCTTTAATAAAGCTCTTAGGACTGTACCTCAATGTAACGGGAAAGTCCTCGCCGCATCTCTTCTTAATCTCTTCAACAATTTCTCTGGCAAACCTAAGCCTGTTCTCAAGACATCCTCCGTATTCATCGGTACGATGATTGAAAAAAGAAATTGCAAACTGGTCGATAAGATAGCCTTCGTGTACGGCATGTATCTGAACACCGTCAAACCCTGCACGTTTTGCGTTATAGGCACCGTCTCCGAATTTCTTAATTATGGACTTTATCTCCTCAACAGTCAGTTCACGGCAAGTCTTATCCAACCACCTGTGTTTAATCGGTGAAGGTGCAACAGGAGGATATTCCCCCAAGTTCGTCGGAATGGTTACTCTGCCAAAGCCTCCGCTAAGTTGTAAAAAAATCTTAGCGTCATAAGCGTGAATGCGCTCTGTCATCTCTCTGGAAGTACGAATAAAATGTACAGGATTGTGAGTAGAACATGGTACATTTGGCATTCCATGTTCTTCAATCTCATTATCTACGAAGGTAACTCCGGTAATAATCAATCCTGTTCCGCCTTTGGCACGAGCAGTGTAGTAGTCGATGCCCCTATGATTGAAACCGCCCTCCGCATCTGCCAAACCTAAAGGCCCCATTGGAGCCATAGCAAACCGATTTTTCATTTCTACAGAACCAATTTTAATAGTTTCAAATAATTTCTGATATTTTTTTAACATAGAATTCCCCAACCTTACTTAGTTATTTATATATTATGTAAATTTTATCTTATACTAGTTATATTATTACTAAAATTATATATCATTAGACATATTTTCCAGTACCTTTGCAGATAAAGTCAACTCTTCCACTGAAGCCACTATCTCTTCAAAAGAAGTTGCTTGGGATTGATAAATATCATTTGCAGTATTTATCTTTGTACTTATTTCTTTAATAGAATTTTTAATTTGCTTTAGTACAAAATCAATTTGCTTTATGGAATCATTTGTTGAGCTTGCTAATTTACGAATCTCCTGAGCAACTATATTAAACCCTTTTCCGTGTTCTCCGGCTCGTGCTGCTTCAATGGCTGCATTTAGGCCCAACAAATTTGTCTGTGATGCAATACCCCTTATAAAACTAAGTATTTCATCAGTAGTCCCTGTATTCTCATCTGCTTCATTAGCTTCTTTCTGAATTTCATTGCTCATTGCCACAACATCCTGCAACCCGGAGGATACCTCATTAATTGCGCCGGAAATATGATGTAATGCTAAAGATTGATTTTTATAGGCCTCATTTAAATCAGAGCTTTTTTGCAAACTTTTGCCCAATAAAATACAACCAACTACAGTATCATTTTCTTTTATTGGTAATGCATACGACTTGAATGGTACACCATAAACTTCCTTAGGAACAACACTTGTAGTCATCTTGCCTGTTTGAATTGCCTTATAGGCAGCCCCGCCCTCGGGTATAGGATCACCCGGCTCTGCCTTTAGCTGAAGACCGGGGCAGCTTTGATTAATTATGTACCTTTCTCGATCCGTTATAGCTATTGATGCTGCATTGTCAAAAAATACGGCCATATAAGGAATAACCTTTGTGAATGCAGCTAAGATCTCGTTATCGATGACAATTGTTGGCATAGTATCATATCCTTTACAATATATTTATATCAACAATTGTATACTTGATTTGTATATTAAGTAAAGTTCCTATTTTAAAGTAAAATTACTGATTAAATAAAGAATATGTGCCTAGTTTGGCTACACATAACTTCTTGGACAAATTCATTATATTTTTACTAATAATTCCTTATAAGATGTAAAAAAACAGCAGTTGTATAAAGATACAACTACTGTTTTTTAAATAATAAGTTATTATATAATTTATTAAAGTGAGTTTACATAAATGTTTCTAACTGATTCCTTTGTTGCCTTAACAGGTGCAATAGCAAGCAAGCCGTCAAGACTAGGTGTTTCAAATGCAAGGTTAACAAGCTTATCAACAACACTGTCATCAAAGCCTTCATCTCTCAGGTGAGACTTTATACCTACACTCTCAATCCAGTTTCTTAAGCCTGTATATGCCTTGTCAGCTTCATCAGCGGTACCTTTAAAGTCAGGAAGAATTGGTTCAAAAATCTCTGCCAAAACTTCTCCTGATGCAGGGTAAATTTCTTTTACAACTGCAGGAAGCAGCATTGCAAGTCCAAGTCCGTGTGCAAGGTCAGGTCTTACTGCACTCAAAGGATGTTCCAGTGCATGTGTGTAATGCAGCAAACCGTTGTCAAAGGAAGTTCCTGCTATCAATGAAGCATATAAAAGATAGTATCTTGCAGTAAGATTTTCAGGTTCTTTTATGGCGATTGGCAAATATTTTGCAACCAATCTTATTGTTTCTTTTGCCAAAAGTATAGCCAACGGATTTGTAACTACTGTTGTTGAAGCCTCAACAACGTGGTTTATAGCATCAACTGATACATAAATTGTCTGTTCAGCCGGTAATTTAGTCATCAATGCAGGGTCGTCAATAGCAAACAAAGGATAAATGCAATCATATGCTATTGCAGGCTTGTATTCTTTAGAAGGAATACTTACAACTGCAAACCTGTCAACTTCAGTTCCTGTTCCATGAGTGAGGTTTATAGCAATAACAGGAGCCGCCTTTTCAGGAACAAAGCTGAGTTCATAAAGCTCTGTAGCATTTTTTTCAGGATAAGCCAATAGTATTGCAACACTCTTCGCTGCATCAATAGGGCTTCCTCCGCCAATTGCAATAACCGCCTCAGCGCTAAATGCTTTTGCTTCTGCAGTTGCTTCATCAACATGATCAACTGTAGGGTTTGGAGTAACTTTGCTGTACAATAAGTACTTTATTCCATTATCTTCAAGAGCTTTCTTTGTTACGTCCCATGCACCTGTCTTAATGTGCGAACTTTTACCTGTCATAACTATAACTTTTGTTATACCTCTTCCGGACAAGTTTGCTGCAACATCAGCCATTTTATTGATAGCTCCCACACCAAAAAACGCTGTTGTTTTAGCTCTTATTTCCACTACCTGATTAATATCAATCTTGTTTTCCCACATATTTTTACCCTCCATTTATTATAATTTATTTGTTAACTTTAATTTATATGCTAATATTATATCTACTTTGTTAAAAAAACAACAATCATTATCTATATTTTATCACAATATTTCCTTGTTTGCTCTCTTTATCTCAATTTAATAGAGGAATACATAACTTTGTTAATATTTTAACCGTTTTCCTTTAGGATTGCTTTGCTACTTCAAACCAACCCTGAGGATGTTTGCACACCGGGCATATTCCAGGTGCCTCAGCCCCCTCATGTATGTGGCCGCAGTTGGTACAAACCCACCTCACAGGGCCATTCTTACTATATAATGTCTGATTTTCAAGTTCAGTTGCCATCTGTTTAAATTTTTTCTCATGTTCACCTTCGATTTTTGCTATCATTCTGAAAGCAGCTTCTACTTGCGGAAAGCCCTCTTCCTTGGCAACATCAGCAAAAGCAGGGTAAACATTTGAATTTTCTTCATGTTCACCATTAGCAGCAGCTTTTAGGTTTGAAAGTGTATCTCCAAGCTCGAAGGGGTAACCGCCGTCTACTTTAACGTTGTTCTCATCTGTCCCCATCCCGTCAATGAGTAAATCGTAGAACACCTTTGCGTGAGCTTCCTCATTCTTTATTATTTGTCTGAACTCCTGTTCAATAACAACGTGCCCTTCTTTCCTTGCATAATTCGCATAAAAGGTATACCTGTTTTTTGCCTGTGATTCTCCGGCAAACCCCCTAGCAAGATTTTCAGAAGTTCTTGTACCTGATAACTTTCCCATAGCTGTCCTCCTATAATAAAATTTAATGTATATTGTTTCCTCTGAAAAGCAATTTATGCAGTATATCCAGAAATGTATTTAA of the Ruminiclostridium papyrosolvens DSM 2782 genome contains:
- a CDS encoding AMP-dependent synthetase/ligase; this translates as MAKKGISITNEKEKRIVKGLGYYEISPVDNIKELLKTSINTFGDKTAFIYKSGADTITKSYKSFGAEVAAIGTALHKLGLKDKRIAVIGENRYEWAVSFFSITCGTGIAVPLDKHLPEVEIEKLIIRGEVDAIFYSSHFDAQMRSLADRMKSIRYFICMDNIGEDYPSSFTTIDRLVAQGEDLMKNGDRSFTDAAVDSEKLSVLLFTSGTTSMSKGVMLNQRNICSDVSAVSSAIKVLPNDVHLSVLPLHHTFELSIGMLFMVKNGVCIAYSEGIKHIAKNLKEFNVTILVVVPAILEAMYKKMKDGIKKSGKAKQIAMLAKVSKGLSSIKIDIRRKLFKRILEQLGPGLRLAVSGAAPIDKEIIEGFDMLGLKVIQGYGLTETSPVVAANNDFYNRAGTVGQPLYGIEAAISNPDENGMGEIITRGRNVMLGYYNDEAGTKEAIDEEGWFHTGDLGHIDNEGFITITGRAKSMIVLTNGKKAFPEEYEILLNNIEGIKESFVWGNEAPDGDIQVCAKLVLNEAVLKDKYGRLPSESELADIMQQEIKNLNKDIPQYKIIRYFIMSYDELIKTTTLKIKRPVEHKKVTQVLDEAGLNMRKANGKLFLERR
- a CDS encoding iron chaperone — translated: MWQCTDCKREFKKTNQDHFCGEPPKTIDAYIAAQTEEVQPLLNQVRDTLRATLPNAEERIAWSMPTYWRKQNIVHFAAFKKHMGLYPGDKAVAHFSDRLTEYKTSKGAIQFPYNKPLPLLLIAEIAKWSYDTGKHD
- a CDS encoding DUF3237 family protein; translation: MNFEEILTINVKIQSAIDLKNDNGDSVVMISFTGDANSKYFEGQVLPGGIDTQIIGKSGDRHTLSARYMLEGKDYTGEPCKMFIENNGNMNKNLQGALFRTYPKIITDSKALEFMNRDILVGEGFSAEDGVKIVIYRKCSF
- a CDS encoding prolyl oligopeptidase family serine peptidase; amino-acid sequence: MDKQAACFAANEMPEGTQVLFGEFSEGGKYYSCTYLKDITYAKYGELELKLQVIKPCQDGKKFPLVVYVQGSAWRNQDLYCAIPNLSHVAAKGYVIASVEIRDTDKAQFPSALEDVKCAVRFMRENQDTYGIDPERVAVWGDSSGGHLSLMTGLTGGEYNNGLYGEQSDEVSAVVDYYGVSDLLTLGKYNDILDHDSADSPEGLLIGGRVKDNIELSKKASPAHQDLTKKLPSFLIIHGDSDKIVHINQSIEMYKALKENGQNVIFYKVVGADHGTGIWNPQVLNITEQFLSANLKRHDKL
- a CDS encoding FAD-dependent oxidoreductase — translated: MLKKYQKLFETIKIGSVEMKNRFAMAPMGPLGLADAEGGFNHRGIDYYTARAKGGTGLIITGVTFVDNEIEEHGMPNVPCSTHNPVHFIRTSREMTERIHAYDAKIFLQLSGGFGRVTIPTNLGEYPPVAPSPIKHRWLDKTCRELTVEEIKSIIKKFGDGAYNAKRAGFDGVQIHAVHEGYLIDQFAISFFNHRTDEYGGCLENRLRFAREIVEEIKKRCGEDFPVTLRYSPKSFIKDWREGALPGEEFEEKGRDIPEGIEAAKLLVSYGYDALDVDVGSYDSWWWSHPPMYQEKGLYIPYAKIVKEAVNVPVLCAGRMDNPDLALKAIEDGACDIISLGRPLLADSDLVNKLRGGKLKSIRPCLSCQEGCMGRIQEYSALNCAVNPEACRETIHGLTPALKSKTVLIAGGGVAGCEAARVLALRGHKPVVYEKRSRLGGNLIPGGTPDFKEDDLLLVAWYEETLKDLGVEVNCNTELTAEIIKSSEADTVIIATGSKPKIFNLGEYNNVFTAEDVLLEKVNSGNEVIVVGGGLVGCELALWLAQKGKKVTIVEIQKKLLALNGPLCHANSEMLERLIPYKGIEVLTSSKIIKTTEKGALVDAAGDIREISADSIVLAVGYNSEKSVYEQLKYDIGDIHLIGDARKVSNIMYAIWDAYEVARNI
- a CDS encoding methyl-accepting chemotaxis protein, translating into MPTIVIDNEILAAFTKVIPYMAVFFDNAASIAITDRERYIINQSCPGLQLKAEPGDPIPEGGAAYKAIQTGKMTTSVVPKEVYGVPFKSYALPIKENDTVVGCILLGKSLQKSSDLNEAYKNQSLALHHISGAINEVSSGLQDVVAMSNEIQKEANEADENTGTTDEILSFIRGIASQTNLLGLNAAIEAARAGEHGKGFNIVAQEIRKLASSTNDSIKQIDFVLKQIKNSIKEISTKINTANDIYQSQATSFEEIVASVEELTLSAKVLENMSNDI
- a CDS encoding iron-containing alcohol dehydrogenase, which codes for MWENKIDINQVVEIRAKTTAFFGVGAINKMADVAANLSGRGITKVIVMTGKSSHIKTGAWDVTKKALEDNGIKYLLYSKVTPNPTVDHVDEATAEAKAFSAEAVIAIGGGSPIDAAKSVAILLAYPEKNATELYELSFVPEKAAPVIAINLTHGTGTEVDRFAVVSIPSKEYKPAIAYDCIYPLFAIDDPALMTKLPAEQTIYVSVDAINHVVEASTTVVTNPLAILLAKETIRLVAKYLPIAIKEPENLTARYYLLYASLIAGTSFDNGLLHYTHALEHPLSAVRPDLAHGLGLAMLLPAVVKEIYPASGEVLAEIFEPILPDFKGTADEADKAYTGLRNWIESVGIKSHLRDEGFDDSVVDKLVNLAFETPSLDGLLAIAPVKATKESVRNIYVNSL
- the rbr gene encoding rubrerythrin is translated as MGKLSGTRTSENLARGFAGESQAKNRYTFYANYARKEGHVVIEQEFRQIIKNEEAHAKVFYDLLIDGMGTDENNVKVDGGYPFELGDTLSNLKAAANGEHEENSNVYPAFADVAKEEGFPQVEAAFRMIAKIEGEHEKKFKQMATELENQTLYSKNGPVRWVCTNCGHIHEGAEAPGICPVCKHPQGWFEVAKQS